One stretch of Streptomyces sp. A2-16 DNA includes these proteins:
- a CDS encoding cupin domain-containing protein: protein MFEVKTLDKPDERRDFPRGHLEAVHMSGLDFAVGTFEPGWRWSESVAPIAGTSSCEVHHNGYVVSGRLHVVMDEGGEGEVGPGDIFVVSPGHDAWVVGDEQCVVYDFAGGMAKDYAKGK from the coding sequence ATGTTTGAGGTGAAGACGCTCGACAAGCCGGACGAGCGCCGCGATTTCCCGCGTGGCCACCTCGAAGCGGTCCACATGAGTGGACTGGACTTCGCCGTGGGGACCTTCGAGCCGGGCTGGCGCTGGTCCGAGTCCGTGGCCCCCATCGCGGGCACCAGCAGCTGCGAGGTCCACCACAACGGCTATGTGGTCTCGGGCCGCCTGCACGTCGTCATGGACGAGGGCGGCGAGGGCGAAGTGGGCCCCGGCGACATCTTCGTGGTGTCACCCGGGCACGACGCCTGGGTCGTCGGCGACGAGCAGTGCGTGGTCTACGACTTCGCGGGCGGCATGGCGAAGGACTACGCGAAGGGCAAGTGA
- a CDS encoding NAD(P)-dependent alcohol dehydrogenase — protein MKAVVQDRYGSADTLELREVEQPVPAADEVLVRVHAASVNAYDWHYLRGDPKIARLAFGLRAPKVRIRGRDFAGRVEAVGAEVKGLHPGDEVYGEADGTFAEFVCAKDGATDLKPAALSFEQAAAMPLAANTALIGLRDVAGVQAGQSVLVNGASGGVGTFAVQIAKAYGAEVTGVCGARNVELVGSLGADQVVDYTREDFTRAGRRHDVVLDLVGNRSLRDLRRATAPAGTIVLSGGGVYEGGSLLGPVRLTLRGLLLSPFVRQRVLQLPARARKENLGALRELAEEGKIAPAVERTYPLDEAAEAIRHLEVEHARAKIVVTV, from the coding sequence ATGAAGGCAGTCGTCCAGGACCGGTACGGCTCGGCGGACACACTGGAGCTGAGGGAGGTCGAGCAGCCGGTGCCGGCCGCCGACGAGGTCCTCGTGCGGGTGCACGCGGCCTCGGTCAACGCCTACGACTGGCACTACCTGCGCGGCGACCCGAAGATCGCCCGGCTGGCGTTCGGGCTGCGCGCGCCGAAGGTGCGGATCCGCGGCCGGGACTTCGCGGGCCGTGTCGAGGCGGTCGGCGCCGAGGTCAAGGGGCTGCATCCGGGTGACGAGGTGTACGGCGAGGCGGACGGGACGTTCGCCGAGTTCGTGTGCGCCAAGGACGGTGCGACGGACCTCAAGCCGGCCGCTCTCTCCTTCGAGCAGGCGGCCGCGATGCCGCTGGCCGCGAACACCGCGCTCATCGGACTGCGGGACGTGGCCGGAGTCCAGGCCGGCCAGTCCGTGCTGGTGAACGGCGCGTCGGGCGGTGTGGGTACCTTCGCCGTGCAGATCGCGAAGGCGTACGGCGCCGAGGTGACCGGTGTGTGCGGCGCGCGCAACGTCGAACTGGTCGGCTCGCTGGGGGCGGACCAGGTCGTCGACTACACCCGGGAGGACTTCACCCGCGCCGGGCGCCGCCACGACGTCGTACTGGATCTGGTGGGCAATCGCTCACTGCGCGATCTGCGGCGCGCCACGGCCCCGGCCGGGACCATCGTCCTGTCCGGGGGCGGAGTGTATGAGGGCGGCAGTCTTCTCGGCCCGGTGCGGCTGACGCTCCGGGGGCTGCTCCTCTCCCCCTTCGTCCGGCAGCGGGTGCTCCAGCTCCCGGCGAGGGCACGCAAGGAGAACCTCGGGGCACTGCGCGAACTCGCCGAGGAAGGGAAGATCGCCCCGGCCGTCGAGCGGACGTATCCGCTCGACGAGGCGGCCGAGGCCATCCGGCATCTGGAGGTGGAGCACGCGCGCGCGAAGATCGTCGTCACGGTGTGA
- a CDS encoding SDR family oxidoreductase: MTTLEGSVALVTGGSRGIGRALVTALYERGAKKVYATARDPRTVTHPDAVPLALEVSDPASVAAAAEQAQDVTLLINNAGASVNANFLDAPVEDVRREFETNFYGPLLVTRAFVPVIERNGGGHILNVHSVLSWLGVAGSYSASKAALWSQTNSLRLDLKPRGIEVTGLHVGYVDTDMTAKIDAPKVTPESVAAQALDGIESGAFEVLADDLTRQVKAGLAAGLGALYPQLAA; this comes from the coding sequence ATGACCACCCTCGAAGGTTCCGTCGCCCTGGTCACCGGCGGCAGCCGCGGCATCGGCCGGGCGCTGGTGACCGCTCTGTACGAGCGTGGCGCCAAGAAGGTGTACGCCACCGCCCGCGACCCCAGGACCGTCACGCACCCGGACGCGGTGCCGCTGGCCCTGGAGGTGAGCGACCCCGCCTCCGTAGCGGCAGCCGCCGAGCAGGCGCAGGACGTCACCCTGCTGATCAACAACGCCGGCGCGTCCGTGAACGCGAACTTCCTCGACGCCCCCGTGGAGGACGTCCGCCGTGAGTTCGAGACCAACTTCTACGGTCCCCTCCTCGTCACCCGGGCCTTCGTCCCGGTCATCGAGCGCAACGGCGGCGGCCACATCCTGAACGTCCACTCGGTCCTGTCCTGGCTCGGTGTCGCCGGCTCCTACAGCGCCTCCAAGGCCGCCCTGTGGTCGCAGACCAACTCCCTGCGCCTGGACCTGAAGCCGCGCGGCATCGAGGTCACCGGGCTGCACGTCGGGTACGTCGACACCGACATGACCGCGAAGATCGACGCCCCGAAGGTCACCCCCGAGAGCGTGGCCGCACAGGCCCTCGACGGCATCGAGTCCGGCGCCTTCGAGGTCCTCGCCGACGACCTGACCCGCCAGGTGAAGGCCGGACTCGCCGCCGGACTCGGGGCGCTGTACCCGCAGCTGGCGGCCTGA
- a CDS encoding VWA domain-containing protein translates to MSTAERLTSLVGALRAHGVRIGTGETVDAAQAVEALGFADRERLREGLAATLLHSTAQRQVFDPVFDLYFPRGVGGPDTGPPDREELRERLARALAANDETLMARLAAEAVDGFGGYGNSPSSDGWSSYQTLDRLRPQTLLARVRDDVRGRQGMSGFTDRLLEDEIRRRIEAFRALVAAEARRRVAERRDLDEIARRAVAPTTDRVDFLFAGKDRLAELRRTVQPLARKLATRLAARRRRAARGSIDLRRTLRGSLSTGGVPMKPVLRRRRPARPELVLLCDVSGSVSGFSDFTMLLVQALHDQFGKVRVFAFVNRLDEVTRLLEHGAADAAGLGARIRAEATLTGWHGSSDYGVALGEFASRYGDALSPRTTVFVLGDARTNMSDPNLPAVREITERARRVHWLNPEARAQWGTGDSAAYEYAELVEMHECRNVRQLSELVGRLLPI, encoded by the coding sequence GTGAGCACCGCCGAGCGGCTCACCTCCCTGGTCGGCGCCCTGCGCGCGCACGGCGTGCGCATCGGGACCGGTGAGACGGTGGACGCCGCACAGGCGGTCGAGGCGCTCGGATTCGCCGACCGGGAGCGACTGCGGGAGGGCCTGGCGGCGACCTTGCTGCACAGCACGGCCCAGCGGCAGGTCTTCGACCCGGTGTTCGACCTGTACTTCCCGCGGGGCGTCGGCGGGCCCGACACCGGCCCCCCGGACCGGGAGGAGCTGCGCGAGCGGCTCGCCAGAGCCCTCGCCGCGAACGACGAGACCCTGATGGCCCGCCTCGCGGCGGAGGCCGTCGACGGGTTCGGCGGATACGGCAACTCCCCTTCCTCGGACGGCTGGTCGTCGTACCAGACCCTCGACCGGCTGCGCCCGCAGACGCTGCTGGCGCGTGTCCGCGACGACGTGCGGGGGCGGCAGGGGATGTCCGGGTTCACGGACCGGCTGCTGGAGGACGAGATCCGGCGGCGCATCGAGGCGTTCCGCGCGCTGGTGGCCGCGGAGGCCCGGCGGCGGGTGGCGGAGCGGCGGGACCTGGACGAGATCGCGCGGCGGGCGGTGGCTCCGACGACGGACCGGGTCGACTTCCTGTTCGCGGGGAAGGACCGGCTGGCCGAACTGCGGCGCACGGTCCAGCCGTTGGCCCGCAAGCTCGCCACCCGGCTGGCGGCCCGCCGCCGTCGTGCCGCCCGGGGCAGCATCGATCTGCGGCGGACGCTGCGCGGTTCGCTGTCGACGGGCGGGGTGCCGATGAAGCCGGTGCTGCGCAGGCGCCGGCCGGCCCGGCCCGAACTGGTGCTGCTGTGCGATGTGTCGGGCTCGGTGTCGGGGTTCTCGGACTTCACGATGCTGCTGGTGCAGGCGCTGCACGACCAGTTCGGCAAGGTGCGGGTGTTCGCCTTCGTCAACCGGCTCGACGAGGTCACCCGGCTCCTCGAGCACGGCGCGGCCGACGCGGCGGGGCTCGGCGCCCGCATCCGGGCCGAGGCCACGCTGACGGGCTGGCACGGCAGCAGCGACTACGGCGTCGCCCTGGGCGAGTTCGCGTCGCGGTACGGGGACGCGCTGAGCCCCCGCACGACGGTGTTCGTGCTCGGCGACGCCCGCACCAACATGAGCGACCCGAACCTGCCCGCCGTACGGGAGATCACCGAACGGGCGCGCCGGGTGCACTGGTTGAACCCGGAGGCCCGAGCGCAGTGGGGCACGGGCGACTCGGCGGCGTACGAGTACGCCGAGCTCGTGGAGATGCACGAGTGCCGCAACGTCCGGCAGTTGAGCGAGCTGGTGGGGCGACTGCTGCCGATCTGA
- a CDS encoding MoxR family ATPase, with amino-acid sequence MFTSVDDVSARLAATGYLASPSVATTVFLADRLGKPLLVEGPAGVGKTELAKAVAEVAGARLVRLQCYEGVDESRALYEWNHAKQLLRISAGRDETWDEARTDIFSEEFLLSRPLLTAIRGEEPKVLLIDETDKADVEVEGLLLEVLSDFQVTVPELGTITASRRPFVVLTSNASRELSEALRRRCLFLHIGFPEEELERRIVRLKVPGLDETLATSVVRVVGALRAMDLRKVPSVAETIDWARTLLALGADHLDETVVRDSLGVLLKHQDDILKAGAKLDLDAV; translated from the coding sequence CTGTTCACATCCGTCGACGACGTCTCCGCACGCCTGGCCGCGACCGGCTACCTCGCCTCGCCCTCGGTCGCCACCACCGTCTTCCTCGCCGACCGGCTCGGCAAGCCGCTCCTGGTCGAGGGCCCCGCCGGGGTCGGCAAGACGGAGCTCGCCAAGGCGGTGGCCGAGGTCGCCGGGGCGCGACTGGTCCGCCTGCAGTGCTACGAGGGCGTGGACGAGTCCCGGGCGCTGTACGAGTGGAACCACGCCAAGCAGCTGCTGCGCATCAGCGCCGGCCGGGACGAGACCTGGGACGAGGCCCGCACCGACATCTTCAGCGAGGAGTTCCTGCTCTCCCGGCCTCTGCTGACGGCCATCCGTGGCGAGGAGCCCAAGGTGCTCCTCATCGACGAGACCGACAAGGCGGACGTCGAGGTCGAGGGCCTGCTCCTGGAGGTGCTGTCCGACTTCCAGGTCACGGTCCCCGAACTCGGCACCATCACCGCGTCCCGCCGCCCGTTCGTCGTCCTGACCTCCAATGCCAGCCGCGAACTGTCGGAGGCCCTGCGCCGCCGCTGCCTGTTCCTGCACATCGGGTTCCCCGAGGAGGAGCTGGAGCGGCGGATCGTACGGCTGAAGGTGCCGGGCCTCGACGAGACGCTGGCGACATCCGTGGTGCGGGTCGTGGGGGCGCTCAGGGCCATGGACCTGCGCAAGGTGCCCTCGGTCGCCGAGACCATCGACTGGGCGCGCACGCTGCTCGCGCTGGGGGCGGACCACCTCGACGAGACGGTCGTACGGGACAGTCTGGGCGTGCTCCTCAAGCACCAGGACGACATCCTCAAGGCCGGGGCCAAGCTCGACCTGGACGCGGTGTGA
- a CDS encoding ABC transporter permease, giving the protein MFVLAMRSIRQRPGRFLATLVSAFLGAGIIMTFNSLYDTAGRPGVDPASKEILTTSASVVGGYGTLLVFFAVASTLTVNVRQRAGELELLRCSGATPGQIGRMVVGETVAVALIGAVLAIGPAMLGGQALLDVFKDSGQVARSVDHSFGPVALLSGFDITLVAAAGAALLAVRRATRGRRQRGRARTRLAYGALGVGALSTVSTFAFSATDEALMATPAYGAILLSVGFALLSPRLLKGVLERLPLTGASGWLAVRNLRRRADHLSGILMSLILFTAVSVATLYMQGVESDAMRASGAVRTADAKNLQTLNLTVVGIIVVFVCVMLVNSLYAATTYRGREFGQQRLAGAGPGQVLGTVGTEGLILTAVGLFFGTVAALAGIIPFTIVRTDSVLPHQGLGIWLAVGSTAAAVTIGTSLATARRVLRVPAVEAVGSTA; this is encoded by the coding sequence ATGTTCGTGCTGGCGATGCGGTCGATACGGCAACGGCCCGGGCGGTTCCTCGCGACCCTGGTGAGCGCCTTCCTGGGTGCGGGGATCATCATGACGTTCAACTCGCTGTACGACACGGCGGGCCGGCCGGGTGTCGACCCGGCGAGCAAGGAGATCCTGACCACCTCGGCGAGTGTCGTCGGCGGCTACGGCACCCTGCTGGTGTTCTTCGCCGTGGCCTCGACACTGACGGTCAACGTCCGTCAACGCGCGGGTGAGTTGGAGCTGCTGCGCTGCTCGGGAGCGACTCCGGGGCAGATCGGGCGGATGGTCGTGGGCGAGACCGTGGCGGTCGCGCTGATCGGGGCCGTGCTGGCGATCGGTCCGGCGATGCTCGGCGGGCAGGCGCTGCTGGACGTCTTCAAGGACAGCGGGCAGGTCGCACGGAGCGTCGATCACTCCTTCGGTCCCGTCGCGCTGCTGTCGGGCTTCGACATCACCCTGGTCGCGGCGGCGGGCGCCGCCCTCCTCGCGGTACGACGGGCCACGCGCGGGCGTCGGCAGCGGGGTCGGGCGCGCACCCGACTCGCGTACGGGGCACTGGGCGTCGGCGCCCTGTCGACCGTCTCCACCTTCGCGTTCTCGGCGACGGACGAGGCGCTCATGGCGACTCCGGCGTACGGGGCGATCCTGCTGTCCGTGGGGTTCGCGCTGCTGTCGCCGCGGCTCCTGAAGGGCGTCCTGGAGCGGCTGCCGCTGACCGGTGCGAGCGGCTGGCTGGCCGTGCGGAACCTGCGCCGACGGGCGGATCACCTCTCCGGGATCCTGATGTCCCTGATCCTGTTCACGGCGGTGTCCGTCGCCACGCTGTACATGCAGGGTGTCGAGAGCGACGCCATGAGGGCCTCGGGTGCGGTCAGGACCGCCGACGCGAAGAACCTCCAGACGCTGAACCTCACGGTCGTCGGCATCATCGTGGTGTTCGTGTGCGTGATGCTCGTCAACTCGCTCTACGCGGCGACGACCTACCGCGGCCGGGAGTTCGGGCAGCAGCGCCTGGCCGGGGCCGGCCCTGGGCAGGTGCTGGGCACCGTCGGCACGGAGGGGCTGATCCTCACGGCCGTCGGGCTGTTCTTCGGCACGGTGGCGGCGCTCGCCGGGATCATTCCGTTCACGATCGTCCGCACCGACTCGGTGCTGCCCCACCAGGGCCTCGGCATCTGGCTGGCGGTGGGATCGACCGCGGCGGCCGTGACGATCGGCACGAGCCTGGCCACGGCCCGCAGGGTGCTGCGCGTTCCCGCGGTGGAGGCGGTGGGGTCCACGGCGTGA
- a CDS encoding ABC transporter ATP-binding protein, giving the protein MFRTSSRRTHDTGPAAEALRLVKVRRTYGTDDSAVTALDGVTLSLARGTFTAVMGPSGSGKSTLLQCAAGLDRPDSGIVRVDGTELTGGGEAELTRFRRGRVGFVFQQYNLLETLTVAQNTVLPLRLAGRRVDRGRVTEVLTAVGLGDRLGHLPDQLSGGQRQRVAIARALVTDPRVIFADEPTGALDTRSARDVLRLLQEAVRVHGRTVVMVTHDPVAASWADSVLFLADGRLAGHMEAPTPDAVAERLAHLGDDVTAGV; this is encoded by the coding sequence ATGTTTCGCACGAGCTCACGGCGCACGCACGACACGGGACCCGCCGCCGAGGCGCTGCGGCTGGTGAAGGTCAGGCGGACCTACGGCACGGACGACAGTGCCGTGACCGCCCTGGACGGGGTCACACTGAGCCTCGCCCGGGGCACCTTCACCGCGGTGATGGGTCCTTCGGGGTCCGGGAAGTCCACGCTGCTCCAGTGCGCGGCCGGTCTCGACCGGCCCGACAGCGGGATCGTGCGGGTGGACGGCACGGAGCTGACGGGCGGCGGCGAGGCGGAGCTGACCAGGTTCCGGCGCGGGCGGGTGGGGTTCGTGTTCCAGCAGTACAACCTGCTGGAGACGCTGACGGTCGCCCAGAACACCGTCCTGCCGCTGCGGCTCGCCGGAAGGAGGGTCGACCGCGGGCGGGTCACGGAGGTCCTGACCGCCGTCGGTCTCGGCGACCGGCTCGGCCACCTGCCCGACCAGCTCTCCGGCGGCCAGCGGCAGCGGGTGGCGATCGCCCGGGCCCTCGTCACCGATCCCCGGGTGATCTTCGCGGACGAGCCGACGGGCGCCCTGGACACCCGGAGCGCGCGGGACGTGCTGCGGCTGCTCCAGGAGGCGGTACGGGTGCACGGCCGGACCGTGGTGATGGTGACGCACGACCCGGTCGCCGCCTCCTGGGCCGACTCGGTGCTGTTCCTCGCGGACGGCCGCCTCGCGGGCCACATGGAGGCTCCGACGCCGGACGCGGTGGCCGAGCGCCTCGCGCACCTGGGCGACGACGTGACGGCGGGGGTGTGA
- a CDS encoding alpha-L-rhamnosidase, which translates to MTDGADSTNGSAVPPGTVRGTAAAPGRTAVEGLTVEHRTDPLGVDAARPRFGWRTASPVRGRRQTAYRILVASTPDRLAGGRADVWDSGRIDSADSVAVRYAGPALQASTRYHWTVQVWDEHGRPLPGPPPARFETGLLATDGVTGWDGAKWISMACKAPNSAGAPLLRKQTALASGRVREARLYISALGVYEAYVDGHRVTVPQDGGSTLELLTPGWTNYDTTVSYFTYDVTSLLAGQPQVTLAAVLGNGWYNGRVSDHSVYYAEDGNRLALKAKLLLRYEDGSTQSVVTTPGDDWRATDTGPHRADDIYDGQTYDARRELPGWTANDFDASTWSGVEEHDFTTRFPDSRLVAYPGESARLMPAWDRRPCSITVRTGGSDRVVDPARTVTDPTRAATAHVTLHPGDTAVIDLGQNLVGVPRYTLRGPAGAEVTFTPGEMLNDASAGADGPAGSVYRANLRTARATSTYILKGDPEGETHQDSLTFYGFRYVGVTTSQTVTLTELTGRVATSALHDIGTVETDDADVNQLISNVRWGQRGNYLWVPTDCPQRDERCGWTGDTQLFAQTGLYNADAVAFLSHFQDILIDSQRTYGADGAQFTWIAPGARYNEPDPASGWADCGVVVPWTVWQMSGDTTIVDRSWDAMTAYLDWIRARTGDTYAGQGAMFGDWLAFQVTSTQLVSDAYYAHSARLMADMARATGRTAEAHAYEELFDHVKRAFVTKYLSTDGGRLTVRSSLGSPPPWTPGGSPTRTEDDTQTALLWILKLGLYDTESQRRALVELLAQNIGNSAAYKAAHPDSTRVGHAENTLSVGFLGVHVLAPVLTEEGQVELAYKVLHQDAMPSWLYSVRNGATTVWERWNSYSEEEGFGPVEMNSFNHYSYGAIMEWMYESMAGIAKDPAHPGFRHFFLRPHLDPTGRITRVAGSHLSPYGEIVSAWAVRDGEFTHRVAVPANSTATLRIPTADPDSVREAGTPLSQVDGVEYLGFGEGVASYELPSGSYELTSSLG; encoded by the coding sequence ATGACCGACGGAGCCGACAGCACGAACGGCAGCGCAGTGCCCCCCGGCACGGTCCGGGGGACCGCGGCGGCCCCCGGCCGCACCGCCGTCGAGGGCCTGACGGTGGAGCACCGCACCGATCCGCTCGGCGTGGACGCGGCCCGCCCGCGCTTCGGCTGGCGCACCGCGTCCCCGGTCCGGGGACGGCGTCAGACCGCGTACCGGATCCTGGTCGCGTCCACCCCCGACCGACTGGCCGGAGGCCGCGCGGACGTCTGGGACAGCGGCCGGATCGACTCGGCGGACTCGGTGGCCGTGCGCTACGCGGGCCCCGCACTGCAGGCCTCGACCCGCTACCACTGGACGGTCCAGGTCTGGGACGAGCACGGCCGCCCGCTCCCCGGACCGCCGCCCGCCCGTTTCGAGACCGGCCTGCTCGCCACCGACGGCGTCACCGGCTGGGACGGCGCGAAGTGGATCAGCATGGCGTGCAAGGCTCCGAACAGCGCGGGCGCGCCGCTCCTGAGGAAACAGACGGCCCTGGCATCCGGCCGCGTGCGCGAGGCCCGCCTCTACATCTCCGCGCTCGGCGTGTACGAGGCGTACGTCGACGGCCACCGGGTCACCGTGCCCCAGGACGGCGGCAGCACCCTCGAACTCCTCACGCCGGGCTGGACCAACTACGACACCACCGTCAGCTACTTCACCTACGACGTGACCAGCCTGTTGGCGGGGCAGCCCCAGGTCACTCTCGCGGCCGTGCTGGGCAACGGCTGGTACAACGGCCGCGTCTCCGACCACAGCGTCTACTACGCCGAGGACGGCAACCGCCTCGCCCTCAAGGCCAAGCTCCTCCTCCGCTACGAGGACGGCTCGACCCAGAGCGTCGTGACCACGCCCGGCGACGACTGGCGGGCCACGGACACCGGCCCGCACCGCGCCGACGACATCTACGACGGGCAGACCTACGACGCCCGCAGGGAACTGCCCGGCTGGACCGCGAACGACTTCGACGCCTCCACCTGGTCCGGGGTCGAGGAGCACGACTTCACCACCCGCTTCCCCGACTCCCGACTCGTCGCCTACCCGGGCGAGTCGGCCCGGCTGATGCCCGCGTGGGACCGCAGGCCGTGCTCGATCACCGTCCGGACCGGCGGCAGCGATCGCGTCGTCGACCCCGCCCGCACGGTCACCGATCCCACCCGTGCCGCCACCGCCCACGTCACCCTGCACCCGGGCGACACCGCCGTGATCGACCTCGGCCAGAACCTCGTCGGCGTGCCCCGCTACACCCTGCGCGGCCCCGCCGGGGCCGAAGTGACCTTCACGCCGGGGGAGATGCTCAACGACGCGAGCGCGGGCGCGGACGGCCCCGCGGGCTCGGTCTACCGGGCCAACCTCCGCACGGCCAGGGCCACCAGCACCTACATCCTCAAGGGCGACCCGGAGGGCGAGACCCATCAGGACTCCCTGACCTTCTACGGCTTCCGCTACGTCGGCGTCACCACGTCACAGACGGTCACCCTCACCGAACTGACCGGCAGGGTCGCCACCTCCGCCCTCCACGACATCGGCACCGTGGAAACGGACGACGCCGACGTCAACCAGCTGATCAGCAACGTCCGTTGGGGCCAGCGCGGCAACTACCTCTGGGTGCCCACCGACTGCCCGCAGCGCGACGAACGCTGCGGCTGGACCGGCGACACCCAGCTCTTCGCCCAGACGGGCCTCTACAACGCCGATGCGGTCGCCTTCCTGAGCCACTTCCAGGACATCCTGATCGACTCCCAGCGCACCTACGGCGCGGACGGCGCCCAGTTCACCTGGATCGCGCCCGGCGCCCGCTACAACGAGCCCGACCCGGCCAGCGGCTGGGCGGACTGCGGGGTCGTCGTCCCCTGGACCGTGTGGCAGATGAGCGGGGACACCACCATCGTCGACCGCAGCTGGGACGCGATGACGGCCTACCTGGACTGGATCCGCGCCCGCACCGGCGACACCTACGCCGGACAGGGCGCGATGTTCGGCGACTGGCTGGCCTTCCAGGTCACCAGCACCCAGCTGGTCAGCGACGCCTACTACGCCCACAGCGCCCGGCTCATGGCGGACATGGCCCGCGCCACCGGCCGCACCGCCGAGGCCCACGCCTACGAGGAGCTCTTCGACCACGTCAAACGGGCCTTCGTCACCAAGTACCTGAGCACCGACGGCGGCCGCCTCACCGTGCGTTCCAGCCTCGGCTCCCCGCCGCCCTGGACCCCGGGCGGCAGCCCCACCCGGACCGAGGACGACACCCAGACCGCCCTGCTCTGGATCCTCAAACTCGGCTTGTACGACACCGAGAGCCAGCGGCGCGCACTGGTGGAACTCCTCGCCCAGAACATCGGCAACTCCGCCGCCTACAAGGCCGCCCACCCCGACAGCACCCGCGTCGGACACGCCGAGAACACCCTCTCCGTCGGCTTCCTCGGCGTGCACGTCCTGGCCCCCGTCCTCACCGAGGAGGGCCAGGTGGAACTGGCGTACAAGGTGCTGCACCAGGACGCGATGCCGTCCTGGCTGTACTCGGTGAGGAACGGCGCCACCACGGTCTGGGAGCGCTGGAACTCGTACTCCGAGGAAGAGGGCTTCGGGCCGGTCGAGATGAACTCGTTCAACCACTACTCCTACGGCGCGATCATGGAGTGGATGTACGAGAGCATGGCCGGCATCGCCAAGGACCCGGCCCACCCGGGCTTCAGGCACTTCTTCCTGCGGCCCCATCTCGACCCCACCGGCAGGATCACCCGGGTCGCCGGTTCGCACCTCTCGCCGTACGGCGAGATCGTCAGCGCATGGGCGGTGCGGGACGGCGAGTTCACGCACCGGGTCGCCGTCCCCGCCAACAGCACCGCGACCCTGCGCATCCCCACGGCCGACCCCGACTCCGTGCGTGAGGCGGGCACACCCCTGTCGCAGGTCGACGGAGTCGAGTACCTGGGCTTCGGGGAGGGCGTCGCCTCGTACGAACTCCCCTCAGGGAGCTATGAGTTGACCTCCTCGCTCGGCTGA